A stretch of Oryza brachyantha chromosome 4, ObraRS2, whole genome shotgun sequence DNA encodes these proteins:
- the LOC102713351 gene encoding phytosulfokine receptor 1-like codes for MKFCRRLSPEMRGYYCLLHFLLLSVLLHFHGGHSQNQTCDPADLAALLAFSDGLDSEGAGLVGWGPNGNASCCSWTGVSCDLGRVVGLDLSNRSLSRYSLRGGAVAQLGRLASLRHLNLSGNGLTGAFPASGGGFPAIEAVNISSNGFTGPHPAFPGAPNLSILDITNNAFSGGINVTALCSSPVKVLRFSANAFSGDFPAGFGQCKLLNDLFLDGNGLTGSLPKDLYTMPELRRLSLQENKLSGSLDEDLGNLSVLNQIDLSYNMFKGNIPDVFGKLRSLEFLNLAANKLNGTLPLSLSSCSMLRMVSLRNNSLSGEITIDCRLLPRLNTFDAGTNKLSGAIPPGLASCTELRTLNLARNKLQGGLPDSFKNLSSLSYLSLTGNGFTNLSSALQVLQHLPNLTSLMLTNNFHDGETMSMDGIEGFKTMQVLVLANCALLGTIPPWLQHLKSLNVLDISWNNLNGKIPPWLGNLDNLFYIDLSNNSFSGELPESFTQMKSLISSNSSSGQASTGDLPLFVKKNSISTGVGLQYNQVASFPSSLILANNLLVGPILPAFGRLVKLHVLDLGFNNFSGPIPDELSNMSSLEILDLAHNNLSGRIPQSLTKLNFLSKFDVSFNNLSGDVPTGGQFSTFTDDAFVGNPALRVFRKGSSNNDSNVQVVAFEAHHDSDSAFGLLNVGAGFTFGLWTIWNILLFASSWRAAYFRMVDSFCDRLYVITMVNLNRLRRKWEYKDRP; via the exons ATGAAG TTCTGCCGCCGACTCTCGCCGGAGATGAGAGGCTACTACTGCTTGCTCCACTTCTTGCTGCTGTCGGTCCTGCTCCACTTCCATGGCGGCCATTCCCAGAACCAGACGTGCGACCCCGCCGACCTGGCGGCGCTTCTGGCCTTCTCCGATGGCTTGGACAGCGAGGGCGCCGGGCTGGTCGGATGGGGTCCCAACGGCAACGCCTCCTGCTGCTCGTGGACAGGAGTTTCCTGCGATCTCGGGAGGGTGGTGGGGTTGGATCTCTCCAACCGGAGTCTCTCCCGGTACTCGCTTcgcggcggggcggtggcGCAGCTCGGCCGGCTGGCCAGCCTGCGGCACCTCAACCTCAGCGGGAACGGCCTCACCGGCGCGTtcccggcgagcggcggcggcttcccgGCGATCGAGGCGGTGAACATCTCCTCCAACGGATTCACTGGGCCACACCCTGCGTTCCCCGGTGCGCCGAACCTGTCGATTCTTGATATCACCAACAACGCCTTCTCCGGTGGCATCAACGTCACTGCGCTCTGCTCTTCGCCGGTCAAGGTCCTGCGGTTCTCGGCGAATGCGTTCTCTGGTGATTTCCCGGCCGGCTTTGGCCAGTGCAAGCTGCTCAACGACCTTTTCCTTGACGGCAATGGTCTTACCGGGAGCCTTCCCAAGGACCTGTACACGATGCCGGAGTTGAGGAGGCTAAGCTTGCAGGAAAATAAGCTCTCCGGCAGCCTCGACGAGGACCTCGGTAACCTCTCTGTGCTCAATCAGATTGACTTGTCATATAACATGTTCAAAGGCAACATCCCTGATGTGTTTGGGAAATTGAGGAGCTTGGAGTTCTTGAACTTGGCGGCCAACAAATTGAACGGCACATTGCCTTTATCTCTATCAAGCTGCTCAATGCTTAGAATGGTCAGCTTAAGAAACAATTCGCTGTCCGGTGAGATTACCATTGACTGCCGCTTGCTCCCAAGACTGAACACTTTTGATGCTGGGACCAACAAGCTGAGTGGTGCTATACCGCCTGGCCTGGCCTCGTGCACTGAGTTGAGGACGCTGAACCTTGCAAGGAACAAGCTTCAGGGCGGACTACCGGATAGCTTCAAGAATTTGAGTTCACTATCATACCTTTCTCTTACAGGGAATGGTTTTACCAACTTGTCGTCAGCATTGCAAGTCTTGCAGCATTTGCCCAACCTGACGAGCTTGATGCTCACCAATAACTTCCATGATGGTGAGACAATGTCAATGGATGGCATTGAAGGGTTCAAGACTATGCAGGTGCTTGTCCTAGCCAATTGTGCGCTCTTGGGCACGATTCCACCTTGGTTGCAGCACTTGAAGAGCCTCAATGTGCTGGATATTTCATGGAACAATTTGAATGGGAAGATCCCGCCATGGTTAGGCAACTTGGACAATCTTTTCTACATCGATCTGTCAAACAACTCTTTCAGTGGGGAGCTTCCTGAAAGCTTTACACAAATGAAGAGTTTGATTTCAAGTAATAGCTCAAGTGGGCAGGCATCAACAGGAGACCTCCCATTATTTGTCAAGAAGAATTCGATTTCGACTGGTGTAGGCTTGCAGTACAACCAAGTTGCTAGCTTCCCATCATCACTGATCCTCGCAAATAACCTTCTTGTTGGGCCAATATTGCCGGCCTTTGGCCGTCTTGTGAAGCTTCATGTGCTGGACTTGGGCTTTAACAACTTTTCTGGGCCAATTCCTGATGAGTTATCAAATATGTCGAGCTTGGAAATATTGGATTTGGCCCACAATAATCTCAGTGGGAGAATACCACAGTCTCTAACGAAGTTGAACTTTCTCTCTAAGTTTGATGTTTCATTCAACAATTTGTCTGGAGACGTTCCGACAGGGGGGCAATTCTCCACATTCACAGACGATGCGTTCGTGGGCAACCCGGCGCTGCGTGTTTTTCGGAAGGGGTCATCCAATAATGACAGTAATGTGCAGGTGGTCGCATTTGAGGCGCATCATGACTCTGATTCTGCTTTTGGGCTTCTGAATGTGGGAGCGGGATTCACTTTTGGGCTGTGGACCATATGGAACATACTGTTATTTGCAAGTTCTTGGAGGGCAGCCTATTTTCGGATGGTTGATAGTTTCTGTGATAGGCTTTATGTCATAACAATGGTGAACTTGAACAGACTCAGAAGGAAATGGGAATATAAAGATCGTCCTTAA
- the LOC121054213 gene encoding pentatricopeptide repeat-containing protein At3g50420 — protein sequence MAMRDVVAWNCVMHCNVRYGYLDRALGQFCRMVRGGLPPTESTLSSVLSGCGRAGDCRRGRALHGWVVKLEELDPDMPLRNALLDMYSSCGDLDTALRVFERIEAPDLVSWNTLIAGFSGVGDGWSAMDAFVQLKAVHFDEQVVPDEYTLAAVVSASAALPAMFGGRPLHAEVIKAGLESSVFVGNTLLNMYFTNEEPDSARILFDSLTHKDVIMWTEMVAGHSSLGEGELALRYFVSMLHEGYNVDSFSLSSALNSTAELAGLKQGEMLHAQVVKSGYEGNICASGSLVDMYAKNGALPGAYLVFCNIQNPDLKCWNSIIGGYGNHGDSEMAFKLFGEMIHDGLQPDHVTYISLLSACSHCGLVEKGKFYWFCMMTDGIVPGFKHYTSMVSLLSRAGLLEEAVDLMMKSPLAKKCPELWRILLSSCITFKSFSIGVHAAEQALEQDPDDIATHILLSNLYASVGKWDIVAEIRKRIRGLMVEKEPGLSWIEMKNVVHVFSADDKCHSHIDDCRGELIRLKGNMELSDTYENELMSSG from the coding sequence atggcGATGCGGGATGTGGTGGCATGGAACTGCGTGATGCACTGCAACGTGCGGTACGGCTACCTTGACCGCGCTCTGGGTCAGTTTTGCCGGATGGTGAGGGGTGGATTGCCACCCACCGAGAGCACGCTCTCCTCAGTGCTTAGTGGTTGTGGACGCGCTGGGGATTGCCGCCGAGGGCGTGCACTCCATGGATGGGTGGTGAAGTTGGAGGAGCTTGATCCTGACATGCCACTGCGGAACGCGCTGCTCGACATGTACTCAAGCTGTGGTGATCTCGACACTGCTCTGCGTGTGTTTGAGAGAATTGAGGCGCCAGACTTGGTGTCATGGAATACTCTGATTGCTGGATTTTCTGGAGTTGGGGATGGGTGGAGCGCTATGGATGCCTTTGTGCAACTGAAGGCCGTGCATTTCGATGAACAAGTTGTCCCTGATGAGTACACGCTTGCAGCTGTGGTgtctgcttctgctgctttGCCTGCAATGTTTGGTGGGAGGCCGCTTCATGCTGAAGTCATCAAAGCTGGATTAGAGAGCAGTGTGTTTGTAGGGAACACACTGCTCAACATGTATTTTACAAATGAGGAGCCAGATTCTGCACGGATTTTGTTTGATTCCCTTACCCATAAGGATGTAATCATGTGGACTGAGATGGTCGCAGGCCACTCCTCACTGGGTGAGGGAGAATTGGCCTTGAGGTACTTTGTAAGCATGCTTCACGAAGGTTACAACGTTGACAGTTTCTCTTTGAGCAGTGCTTTAAACTCCACGGCAGAGCTTGCAGGTCTTAAACAAGGAGAGATGCTCCATGCTCAAGTGGTAAAAAGTGGTTATGAAGGGAATATTTGTGCCTCTGGAAGCCTTGTTGACATGTATGCAAAAAATGGTGCTCTCCCAGGTGCTTATTTGGTGTTTTGTAATATACAAAATCCAGATTTGAAGTGCTGGAATTCCATAATTGGAGGATATGGCAATCATGGGGATTCTGAAATGGCATTTAAGTTATTTGGTGAGATGATTCATGACGGGCTTCAACCTGACCATGTAACTTacatctccctcctctctgcGTGTAGCCACTGTGGACTAGTTGAGAAAGGGAAGTTCTATTGGTTCTGTATGATGACCGATGGTATTGTGCCTGGGTTCAAGCACTACACTAGCATGGTGAGTTTGCTGAGTAGGGCAGGTTTGTTGGAGGAAGCAGTTGATTTAATGATGAAATCCCCTCTCGCCAAGAAATGTCCTGAATTATGGAGAATTCTGCTAAGCTCCTGTATAACATTTAAAAGTTTCTCCATTGGGGTTCATGCTGCTGAACAGGCGCTAGAGCAGGATCCAGATGATATTGCAACACATATTTTGCTTTCAAACCTTTATGCCTCTGTAGGAAAATGGGACATTGTAGCTGAAATTAGGAAAAGGATCAGAGGACTGATGGTTGAAAAGGAGCCTGGGCTGAGCTGGATAGAGATGAAAAATGTGGTTCATGTGTTCTCGGCAGACGACAAATGCCACTCTCACATAGATGACTGCCGCGGCGAGTTGATAAGGCTTAAGGGAAACATGGAATTATCGGATACTTATGAAAATGAGTTGATGTCAAGTGGCTAA